The region ACCTCGGTATACCCGGAGGAAGAGGCATCGCCGGTGAGCCTGACGGTCACCGTCGAGCCCAGCGGCGCTTGTTCTCCTTTGCCGGACAGGACGTAGCGCGCCTGATAGGTGCGGGTGAGGGGATCGGCCACGGCCGAGAGTTCTCTCAGCCGGGCCGGGAATTTTTCCGTGTCGTCCGTATACAGCGTCGCGCTCGCCTGGCGGCGCGCCTGGCCGAGACCGTTCTCGGGGATGCTGACGACTGCCTCACGCGGCCCCTTCTGCGCCAGCCGCACGATCGTTTGTCCGGCGCTGACCACCTGGCCGGCATCGGACAGCACATCCATGACGACACCATCGGCGTCTGCGCGCAGGACGGAGTAGTCGGATTGATTTTCCACCTGGCCGGCGCGTGCACGTTCGGCGTCGAGCTGCGCCCTGGCGGAATCCGCCAGCGCCTTGCTTTGTTCATACGCCTGTCTGGAAACGGCGCCGGAGTCGAGCAGCTTGCGCAGGCGCAGTTCATCCGCCTGAGCCTGCACGTCGCGTGCCTGCGCGGCGATCACCGCGGCGCGCGCGGCATTCTGCGCCAGGGTGTAGTCGGTGCTGTCGAGCTTGAGCAGCGGCTGGCCGCGTTTCACCAGTTCACCCGGATCGACCAGGCGTTCCACGATCTTGCCGGGGACCCGGAACCCCAGATTGCTCTCCGTGCGCGCATGCACGACACCGGTATAGCTGGCGGAATCATGTTCGGCGTTCTGAACGACAAAGGAGGCAACTTTAGGCGTTGTCGCCGTAGACGGCGCCGGTTTGCTGCAGGCGGCCAGCGTCGCGATCAACGCGCCTGACAGCGCCATGCCCAGATATTTATTGCTGATTCCCATGAAACCCCTCGCTGATGAAATGAATCAATTTAATGTGTATATGCACTTTATGATGTTGAAAAATAGCGAGGACAGTGCCTCGCCATGAAATCTGAAACCTGAAACTTAAACTTGACGCTGGGTAATCGCCATCAATTCCTGGCGCAGCAATTGGGCGCGGCTCTTGCCCACCAGTTCCTCGTATTCCTCCTGGGCGGCACGCCAGCAGGGGACTGCATCCAGGTATTTCCTGGTGCCTGTCCTGGACAGCGACAAGCTGGTCTTCCTGGATCCCGGTTCCGGCTTCTGCAGAACATATCCATCGCGGCTCAGGGGCTTGATTGCGCGGACCAGACTGGTGCGATCCATCACGACGATCTCCGACAATTTCGTCATCGTGATGTTGGGACATTCATGAATCACCGCAAGGATAGTCATCTGGGAACTGGTGACGTTGACTGCCGCCAGATGACGCTCATACAACTGCGTGACAAATCGCGCAGCTTGTTTGGTGGCGAATAAGTTGCAGTTCGCGATGGAAGGAGTGGTGTCCATGCCGGCACAGTATCATGTGCATATGCACTAGTCAATTTCCTTCCTGTGTTGAATTCTGGAAAGAGCGCGTGGGGCAGGTGAATGCGGCTTACGCAGCATTCCAGCCGGAACGCAATCGGGGGAGGGCAAATCGCGACGGTTTCAGAATTATTTAAAATTATGTTGCGCGCTAATTAATTGTTCGCTATAGTTCATTCCGTCGTCCCCGCCGCGCCCCTTGAAGCGCGTTTTTAATTGCTAATTAATTAGCGCGCTAACTAATTTTTTGAATTCAACCTGAAAGGAATCATCATGAATCTGACCACCATCGCCAACGCCGTTCTCGCTTCCACGCTCCTGTCCGCAGCTGCATTGAGTGCACAGGCCGCACCATTGGCCGCCGATGCCACCACCGTCGTACTGGTGCACGGCGCCTTCGCCGACGGTTCCAGCTGGGAAAAAGTGATCCCGCTGCTGCAAGCCAAGGGCTTGAAAGTCGTCGCCGTGCAAAATCCGCTCAGCTCGCTGGCCGATGACGTCGCCGCCACCCAGCGCGTGGTCGATGCCCAGACCGGCAAAGTCGTGCTGGTCGGCCATTCCTGGGGCGGTACCGTGATCACCCAGGCCGGCACCAGCGACAAGATCAAGGCGCTGGTCTACGTCGCCGCCTTCGCACCGTCGGAAGGTGAAGCCACCAGCACGCTCGGCAAGGACTACGCGGTGCCCGCCGGTATCGCGACGTTGCAACAGGATGCGGGCGGCTACCTGTGGCTGCCGGCCGACTCGGTCGCCAAGAACTTCGCACAAGACGTTTCGCCTGCAACGGCCGCACTGATCGCCGCGACCCAAGGCCCGATCGCCGCCAAGGCATTCGGCGACAAGACCACCGTCGCGGCCTGGCGCAACAAGCCGAACTACTACATCGTGTCGTCGCAAGACCGCATGATCGCACCGGAACTGGAGCAGGCATTCGCGAAGAAGATCAACGCCACCACAACGACACTGGCGACCAGCCACGTGCCGATGGTGTCGCAGCCCGAGAAAGTCGCGGAAGTGATTTTTGCCGCTGCTCAACGTTAATCGAAGCGAAGCACGCGCAGTAATCGTGATGGCCGCGGCTGCAAAGGCGATTTGCCTTGGCGGCCGCGAGCCGTTAGGCTAAGGGATTCTGATTCCTGCAGCTTTTTCGCCATGGCCAAATTTTCTCCACCCACGCTCGACCAGCATTTGTGCTTTTCGCTCTACAGCACTTCGCTGAAGATGACGCAACTCTACAAGCCCTTGCTGGCGCCGCTGAACATCACGTATCCGCAATACCTGGTGATGGTGGTGCTGTGGCAGCAGCAGGGGCTCGGCGTGAAGGACCTGGCGGAACGCCTGCAGCAGGATTCCGGTTCGATCACGCCGCTGGTCAAGCGGCTTGAAGCGGAAGGCCTCATCACCCGTGCCCGCGATACGCGCGATGAACGCAACGTCCTGCTGAGCCTGACGCCCGCCGGCGAAGCCATGCGCGAAGCCGGCCTGCGCGTCAGCGAAGCGATCGCCCACGGCTGTTCGGTCACCAGCGCCGAATATCAGCGCATGATGGCGGATCTGGCAAAGCTCAATAAAACGCTCAGTTAGGCAGTATCGCAATCCTGCCGCAGCAAGAAAAAAAGCCCGCCACAAAGGCGGGCTCATGCACTGACGGACCGGCAACAGCTTCCGGGTCAGAAGTCCACTTGCGCCGACAGCACAAAGGTACGCCCGGACGAGGTGCCGACATAACCGTTCTGCATCACCCAGTAGTTCTTGTCGAACAGGTTCTCGATGTTGGCGCGATAAGTGATGACCTGACCGGCGGCCTTGGAGATGTAGCGTGCACCGATATCCGTACGCGTCCAGCCCGGCACTTTCAGCGAACTGCTGTTGCTGTAGAGCATGGCACCGGTGTTGGTGATGCGGGTGTTCAGCGCCAGGCCGGTCAGCCATGGCGTATCCCAGTCCAGGCCCAGGTTGAAATTGTGCTTCGGCACCGCGCCGATTTCCTTGCCGTCGGCGGCACCGTTGGCCGTGTGCGACTGCTCGGTGGCG is a window of Herbaspirillum hiltneri N3 DNA encoding:
- a CDS encoding efflux RND transporter periplasmic adaptor subunit, whose translation is MGISNKYLGMALSGALIATLAACSKPAPSTATTPKVASFVVQNAEHDSASYTGVVHARTESNLGFRVPGKIVERLVDPGELVKRGQPLLKLDSTDYTLAQNAARAAVIAAQARDVQAQADELRLRKLLDSGAVSRQAYEQSKALADSARAQLDAERARAGQVENQSDYSVLRADADGVVMDVLSDAGQVVSAGQTIVRLAQKGPREAVVSIPENGLGQARRQASATLYTDDTEKFPARLRELSAVADPLTRTYQARYVLSGKGEQAPLGSTVTVRLTGDASSSGYTEVPIGALIDKGHGASVWLIEKQTQAVKLVPVTVARLGEEFAVIGAGLKSGDVVVAYGTHLLKAGDKVSLLPVARTGEAS
- a CDS encoding MarR family winged helix-turn-helix transcriptional regulator, whose product is MDTTPSIANCNLFATKQAARFVTQLYERHLAAVNVTSSQMTILAVIHECPNITMTKLSEIVVMDRTSLVRAIKPLSRDGYVLQKPEPGSRKTSLSLSRTGTRKYLDAVPCWRAAQEEYEELVGKSRAQLLRQELMAITQRQV
- a CDS encoding alpha/beta fold hydrolase; this translates as MNLTTIANAVLASTLLSAAALSAQAAPLAADATTVVLVHGAFADGSSWEKVIPLLQAKGLKVVAVQNPLSSLADDVAATQRVVDAQTGKVVLVGHSWGGTVITQAGTSDKIKALVYVAAFAPSEGEATSTLGKDYAVPAGIATLQQDAGGYLWLPADSVAKNFAQDVSPATAALIAATQGPIAAKAFGDKTTVAAWRNKPNYYIVSSQDRMIAPELEQAFAKKINATTTTLATSHVPMVSQPEKVAEVIFAAAQR
- a CDS encoding MarR family winged helix-turn-helix transcriptional regulator; the protein is MAKFSPPTLDQHLCFSLYSTSLKMTQLYKPLLAPLNITYPQYLVMVVLWQQQGLGVKDLAERLQQDSGSITPLVKRLEAEGLITRARDTRDERNVLLSLTPAGEAMREAGLRVSEAIAHGCSVTSAEYQRMMADLAKLNKTLS